One window from the genome of Acanthochromis polyacanthus isolate Apoly-LR-REF ecotype Palm Island chromosome 21, KAUST_Apoly_ChrSc, whole genome shotgun sequence encodes:
- the LOC110961189 gene encoding MICAL-like protein 1 isoform X1 — protein MSKLGMASPRVLQDWCRVMCADYPSVDIRNMSASFRDGLAFCAIIHKHRPDLIDFSSLSKDNVYQNNKLAFEVAETKLGIPALLDPQDMVSSEVPDCLSVVTYLSHYYYHFNKKACGPARSPHNLSKSRSSDGLKRMKNLTDLETRREGHFPNTKPHKVCSLCFKPVHLIQRHFVDGKVYHRSCFRCKVCHSTLLADSYTRGSDTGSLICTYHTADGKSAHINLSQRPGSTDNQPESRFQEVFFSLAGLAITSVPHYTIKPESQVRLVCKTTEADEKQRQERSRGIKSREDSSVGPPRLLQPGVKDKTVQGGEQSKPAPTVGDREVEQNVTETPELSSSEGSRPVPAPRRMLDSSGVPVPAPRIKTSQKMISSPAAASSSNPSKSPPTSSHISPKAQSKHPWMTLVHPGPWTRLPPAPAPVPAPRSKSVSHLSVSWNRPKMPAPNPFEEEEEDTQGEAAQHESADRTKLSVAPGHSENGGNADVENPAVTSEENEAKPPEKPILPKKPDFSEGGGDAARDSEKEMSGVVNKVEASSEPHGDGCQISSSAATEAAPRMDNKSHALPRSLSVPSIPSHPTPSAPAGLKEANEGITSEQNKLACKENPFDRKPALTKSTTFQDLSSSRGPAPGHGFPLIKRKVQTDQCVSTEDLQVQMREVDQHLEALEQKGVELERNLRDCKKDKEEEHMLTEWFCLVHERRVLTRRDTELVYLTKQQKLEDRQADVEYELRCLLNKPECDWSQEDRGREQQLMNELVAIIEQRNQIISCLDQDRQREIEEDRLWEDMKKNKCAQKEGTKELKKSKGKFKPTKVFKMLNHKTESSKDSPQKKS, from the exons ATGTCAAAGCTTGGAATGGCATCACCAAGGGTCTTACAGGACTGGTGCCGCGTCATGTGCGCCGACTACCCCAGTGTGGACATCAGGAACATGTCAGCCTCATTCAGAGATGGACTCGCTTTCTGTGCAATCATCCACAAACACCGCCCTGACTTGAT AGATTTCAGCTCCCTCTCCAAAGATAATGTTTATCAGAATAACAAACTG GCGTTTGAGGTTGCAGAAACAAAGCTGGGGATCCCTGCACTGCTGGATCCACAAGACATGGTTTCCAGCGAAGTGCCCGACTGTTTAAGCGTCGTCACCTACCTTTCTCACTACTACTACCACTTCAACAAGAAGGCTTGTG GTCCTGCCAGGTCTCCACACAATCTCTCGAAGAGTAGAAGTTCTGATGGTCTGAAACGCATGAAG aACCTGACTGATCTGGAAACCAGACGAGAAGGTCACTTTCCGAACACAAAGCCACATAAAGTGTGTAGTTTGTGTTTCAAGCCTGTGCACCTTATACAGAGACATTTCGTAGATGGAAAGGTTTACCATCGCAGCTGTTTCAG GTGCAAAGTGTGTCACAGCACTCTTTTAGCGGACTCTTATACACGAGGAAGTGATACCGGCTCCTTGATCTGCACTTACCATACTGCAGACGGTAAAAGTGCTCACATCAACCTCAGTCAGCGACCTGGATCTACTGATAATCAGCCCGAATCCAGGTTTCAGgaagttttcttttctctggCGGGATTAGCTATCACGAGCGTCCCTCATTACACGATAAAACCAGAGTCGCAGGTCAGACTGGTTtgtaaaacaacagaagcaGACGAGAAGCAACGGCAGGAGAGGAGCCGAGGGATTAAAAGCAGAGAAGACTCATCTGTTGGACCTCCTCGTCTTCTTCAACCCGGCGTTAAGGACAAGACGGTGCAGGGAGGTGAGCAGAGTAAACCTGCACCTACAGTAGGAGACAGGGAAGTGGAGCAGAACGTAACAGAAACCCCTGAGCTCTCATCTTCAGAAGGCAGTCGTCCTGTTCCAGCCCCCAGGCGGATGTTAGACTCCTCTGGTGTTCCTGTTCCTGCACCCAGGATCAAAACATCCCAGAAGATGATCAGCTCCCCAGCTGCAG CCAGTTCATCCAACCCAAGTAAATCTCCACCTACTTCATCTCACAT CAGCCCTAAAGCACAAAGCAAACACCCGTGGATGACCCTCGTTCATCCTGGACCTTGGACTCGGCTGCCTCCAGCTCCGGCTCCTGTACCGGCTCCTCGATCCAAATCTGTCTCTCACCTGAGCGTGTCATGGAATAGACCCAAGATGCCTGCTCCAAATCCCTtcgaagaggaagaggaagacacCCAGGGAGAAGCTGCTCAACATGAATCTGCAGACCGAACTAAGCTCTCAGTAGCCCCAGGCCATTCAGAGAACGGTGGGAACGCAGATGTGGAAAATCCTGCCGTTACGTCTGAGGAGAATGAAGCGAAACCACCCGAGAAACCCATTCTACCGAAGAAACCAGATTTCAGTGAGGGTGGAGGAGATGCAGCACGTGATTCAGAAAAGGAAATGAGTGGAGTTGTAAACAAAGTGGAAGCTTCTAGTGAACCGCATGGGGATGGTTGTCAGATTAGTTCATCAGCTGCGACTGAAGCAGCACCGAGGATGGATAATAAGAGTCATGCTTTACCCAGAAGTCTTTCTGTGCCATCGATCCCATCTCACCCGACTCCCTCAGCGCCAGCTGGGCTGAAAGAGGCAAATGAAGGCATCACATCAGAGCAAAATAAG cTCGCCTGTAAAGAAAACCCTTTCGATCGAAAACCTGCGCTGACCAAATCAACGACGTTTCAGGATCTCTCCTCCAGTCGTGGTCCTGCTCCTGGACACGGTTTCCCACTCATCAAGAGAAAA GTGCAGACAGACCAGTGTGTCTCTACAGAAGACCTCCAGGTGCAGATGAGAGAAGTGGATCAACATCTGGAAGCCCTGGAGCAAAAAGGAGTGGAACTGGAGAGGAATCTGAGGGACTGCAAGAAGG ATAAAGAGGAGGAACACATGCTAACAGAGTGGTTCTGTCTCGTCCATGAGCGACGTGTTCTGACGCGCCGAGACACAGAACTGGTTTATCT aacaaagcagcagaagttagaggacagacaggcagatgtGGAGTACGAGCTCCGATGTCTCCTTAATAAACCGG AGTGCGACTGGAGTCAGGAGGATCGAGGTCGAGAGCAGCAGCTGATGAATGAGCTCGTGGCCATCATCGAACAGAGGAACCAGATCATCAGCTGCTTGGATCAAGACAGGCAGAG GGAAATAGAAGAAGATCGGCTTTGGGAAGACATGAAGAAGaataaat GCGCCCAGAAGGAAGGCACTAAAGAGCTCAAGAAGTCAAAAGGAAAGTTCAAGCCCACAAAAGTGTTTAAGATGCTGAACCATAAAACAGAGAGCAGCAAGGACTCCCCACAGAAAAAAAGCTGA
- the LOC110961189 gene encoding MICAL-like protein 1 isoform X2: MSKLGMASPRVLQDWCRVMCADYPSVDIRNMSASFRDGLAFCAIIHKHRPDLIDFSSLSKDNVYQNNKLAFEVAETKLGIPALLDPQDMVSSEVPDCLSVVTYLSHYYYHFNKKACGPARSPHNLSKSRSSDGLKRMKNLTDLETRREGHFPNTKPHKVCSLCFKPVHLIQRHFVDGKVYHRSCFRCKVCHSTLLADSYTRGSDTGSLICTYHTADGKSAHINLSQRPGSTDNQPESRFQEVFFSLAGLAITSVPHYTIKPESQVRLVCKTTEADEKQRQERSRGIKSREDSSVGPPRLLQPGVKDKTVQGGEQSKPAPTVGDREVEQNVTETPELSSSEGSRPVPAPRRMLDSSGVPVPAPRIKTSQKMISSPAAASSSNPSKSPPTSSHIPKAQSKHPWMTLVHPGPWTRLPPAPAPVPAPRSKSVSHLSVSWNRPKMPAPNPFEEEEEDTQGEAAQHESADRTKLSVAPGHSENGGNADVENPAVTSEENEAKPPEKPILPKKPDFSEGGGDAARDSEKEMSGVVNKVEASSEPHGDGCQISSSAATEAAPRMDNKSHALPRSLSVPSIPSHPTPSAPAGLKEANEGITSEQNKLACKENPFDRKPALTKSTTFQDLSSSRGPAPGHGFPLIKRKVQTDQCVSTEDLQVQMREVDQHLEALEQKGVELERNLRDCKKDKEEEHMLTEWFCLVHERRVLTRRDTELVYLTKQQKLEDRQADVEYELRCLLNKPECDWSQEDRGREQQLMNELVAIIEQRNQIISCLDQDRQREIEEDRLWEDMKKNKCAQKEGTKELKKSKGKFKPTKVFKMLNHKTESSKDSPQKKS, encoded by the exons ATGTCAAAGCTTGGAATGGCATCACCAAGGGTCTTACAGGACTGGTGCCGCGTCATGTGCGCCGACTACCCCAGTGTGGACATCAGGAACATGTCAGCCTCATTCAGAGATGGACTCGCTTTCTGTGCAATCATCCACAAACACCGCCCTGACTTGAT AGATTTCAGCTCCCTCTCCAAAGATAATGTTTATCAGAATAACAAACTG GCGTTTGAGGTTGCAGAAACAAAGCTGGGGATCCCTGCACTGCTGGATCCACAAGACATGGTTTCCAGCGAAGTGCCCGACTGTTTAAGCGTCGTCACCTACCTTTCTCACTACTACTACCACTTCAACAAGAAGGCTTGTG GTCCTGCCAGGTCTCCACACAATCTCTCGAAGAGTAGAAGTTCTGATGGTCTGAAACGCATGAAG aACCTGACTGATCTGGAAACCAGACGAGAAGGTCACTTTCCGAACACAAAGCCACATAAAGTGTGTAGTTTGTGTTTCAAGCCTGTGCACCTTATACAGAGACATTTCGTAGATGGAAAGGTTTACCATCGCAGCTGTTTCAG GTGCAAAGTGTGTCACAGCACTCTTTTAGCGGACTCTTATACACGAGGAAGTGATACCGGCTCCTTGATCTGCACTTACCATACTGCAGACGGTAAAAGTGCTCACATCAACCTCAGTCAGCGACCTGGATCTACTGATAATCAGCCCGAATCCAGGTTTCAGgaagttttcttttctctggCGGGATTAGCTATCACGAGCGTCCCTCATTACACGATAAAACCAGAGTCGCAGGTCAGACTGGTTtgtaaaacaacagaagcaGACGAGAAGCAACGGCAGGAGAGGAGCCGAGGGATTAAAAGCAGAGAAGACTCATCTGTTGGACCTCCTCGTCTTCTTCAACCCGGCGTTAAGGACAAGACGGTGCAGGGAGGTGAGCAGAGTAAACCTGCACCTACAGTAGGAGACAGGGAAGTGGAGCAGAACGTAACAGAAACCCCTGAGCTCTCATCTTCAGAAGGCAGTCGTCCTGTTCCAGCCCCCAGGCGGATGTTAGACTCCTCTGGTGTTCCTGTTCCTGCACCCAGGATCAAAACATCCCAGAAGATGATCAGCTCCCCAGCTGCAG CCAGTTCATCCAACCCAAGTAAATCTCCACCTACTTCATCTCACAT CCCTAAAGCACAAAGCAAACACCCGTGGATGACCCTCGTTCATCCTGGACCTTGGACTCGGCTGCCTCCAGCTCCGGCTCCTGTACCGGCTCCTCGATCCAAATCTGTCTCTCACCTGAGCGTGTCATGGAATAGACCCAAGATGCCTGCTCCAAATCCCTtcgaagaggaagaggaagacacCCAGGGAGAAGCTGCTCAACATGAATCTGCAGACCGAACTAAGCTCTCAGTAGCCCCAGGCCATTCAGAGAACGGTGGGAACGCAGATGTGGAAAATCCTGCCGTTACGTCTGAGGAGAATGAAGCGAAACCACCCGAGAAACCCATTCTACCGAAGAAACCAGATTTCAGTGAGGGTGGAGGAGATGCAGCACGTGATTCAGAAAAGGAAATGAGTGGAGTTGTAAACAAAGTGGAAGCTTCTAGTGAACCGCATGGGGATGGTTGTCAGATTAGTTCATCAGCTGCGACTGAAGCAGCACCGAGGATGGATAATAAGAGTCATGCTTTACCCAGAAGTCTTTCTGTGCCATCGATCCCATCTCACCCGACTCCCTCAGCGCCAGCTGGGCTGAAAGAGGCAAATGAAGGCATCACATCAGAGCAAAATAAG cTCGCCTGTAAAGAAAACCCTTTCGATCGAAAACCTGCGCTGACCAAATCAACGACGTTTCAGGATCTCTCCTCCAGTCGTGGTCCTGCTCCTGGACACGGTTTCCCACTCATCAAGAGAAAA GTGCAGACAGACCAGTGTGTCTCTACAGAAGACCTCCAGGTGCAGATGAGAGAAGTGGATCAACATCTGGAAGCCCTGGAGCAAAAAGGAGTGGAACTGGAGAGGAATCTGAGGGACTGCAAGAAGG ATAAAGAGGAGGAACACATGCTAACAGAGTGGTTCTGTCTCGTCCATGAGCGACGTGTTCTGACGCGCCGAGACACAGAACTGGTTTATCT aacaaagcagcagaagttagaggacagacaggcagatgtGGAGTACGAGCTCCGATGTCTCCTTAATAAACCGG AGTGCGACTGGAGTCAGGAGGATCGAGGTCGAGAGCAGCAGCTGATGAATGAGCTCGTGGCCATCATCGAACAGAGGAACCAGATCATCAGCTGCTTGGATCAAGACAGGCAGAG GGAAATAGAAGAAGATCGGCTTTGGGAAGACATGAAGAAGaataaat GCGCCCAGAAGGAAGGCACTAAAGAGCTCAAGAAGTCAAAAGGAAAGTTCAAGCCCACAAAAGTGTTTAAGATGCTGAACCATAAAACAGAGAGCAGCAAGGACTCCCCACAGAAAAAAAGCTGA
- the LOC110961189 gene encoding MICAL-like protein 1 isoform X3 produces MSKLGMASPRVLQDWCRVMCADYPSVDIRNMSASFRDGLAFCAIIHKHRPDLIDFSSLSKDNVYQNNKLAFEVAETKLGIPALLDPQDMVSSEVPDCLSVVTYLSHYYYHFNKKACGPARSPHNLSKSRSSDGLKRMKNLTDLETRREGHFPNTKPHKVCSLCFKPVHLIQRHFVDGKVYHRSCFRCKVCHSTLLADSYTRGSDTGSLICTYHTADGKSAHINLSQRPGSTDNQPESRFQEVFFSLAGLAITSVPHYTIKPESQVRLVCKTTEADEKQRQERSRGIKSREDSSVGPPRLLQPGVKDKTVQGGEQSKPAPTVGDREVEQNVTETPELSSSEGSRPVPAPRRMLDSSGVPVPAPRIKTSQKMISSPAAASSSNPSKSPPTSSHISPKAQSKHPWMTLVHPGPWTRLPPAPAPVPAPRSKSVSHLSVSWNRPKMPAPNPFEEEEEDTQGEAAQHESADRTKLSVAPGHSENGGNADVENPAVTSEENEAKPPEKPILPKKPDFSEGGGDAARDSEKEMSGVVNKVEASSEPHGDGCQISSSAATEAAPRMDNKSHALPRSLSVPSIPSHPTPSAPAGLKEANEGITSEQNKLACKENPFDRKPALTKSTTFQDLSSSRGPAPGHGFPLIKRKVQTDQCVSTEDLQVQMREVDQHLEALEQKGVELERNLRDCKKDKEEEHMLTEWFCLVHERRVLTRRDTELVYLTKQQKLEDRQADVEYELRCLLNKPECDWSQEDRGREQQLMNELVAIIEQRNQIISCLDQDRQREIEEDRLWEDMKKNK; encoded by the exons ATGTCAAAGCTTGGAATGGCATCACCAAGGGTCTTACAGGACTGGTGCCGCGTCATGTGCGCCGACTACCCCAGTGTGGACATCAGGAACATGTCAGCCTCATTCAGAGATGGACTCGCTTTCTGTGCAATCATCCACAAACACCGCCCTGACTTGAT AGATTTCAGCTCCCTCTCCAAAGATAATGTTTATCAGAATAACAAACTG GCGTTTGAGGTTGCAGAAACAAAGCTGGGGATCCCTGCACTGCTGGATCCACAAGACATGGTTTCCAGCGAAGTGCCCGACTGTTTAAGCGTCGTCACCTACCTTTCTCACTACTACTACCACTTCAACAAGAAGGCTTGTG GTCCTGCCAGGTCTCCACACAATCTCTCGAAGAGTAGAAGTTCTGATGGTCTGAAACGCATGAAG aACCTGACTGATCTGGAAACCAGACGAGAAGGTCACTTTCCGAACACAAAGCCACATAAAGTGTGTAGTTTGTGTTTCAAGCCTGTGCACCTTATACAGAGACATTTCGTAGATGGAAAGGTTTACCATCGCAGCTGTTTCAG GTGCAAAGTGTGTCACAGCACTCTTTTAGCGGACTCTTATACACGAGGAAGTGATACCGGCTCCTTGATCTGCACTTACCATACTGCAGACGGTAAAAGTGCTCACATCAACCTCAGTCAGCGACCTGGATCTACTGATAATCAGCCCGAATCCAGGTTTCAGgaagttttcttttctctggCGGGATTAGCTATCACGAGCGTCCCTCATTACACGATAAAACCAGAGTCGCAGGTCAGACTGGTTtgtaaaacaacagaagcaGACGAGAAGCAACGGCAGGAGAGGAGCCGAGGGATTAAAAGCAGAGAAGACTCATCTGTTGGACCTCCTCGTCTTCTTCAACCCGGCGTTAAGGACAAGACGGTGCAGGGAGGTGAGCAGAGTAAACCTGCACCTACAGTAGGAGACAGGGAAGTGGAGCAGAACGTAACAGAAACCCCTGAGCTCTCATCTTCAGAAGGCAGTCGTCCTGTTCCAGCCCCCAGGCGGATGTTAGACTCCTCTGGTGTTCCTGTTCCTGCACCCAGGATCAAAACATCCCAGAAGATGATCAGCTCCCCAGCTGCAG CCAGTTCATCCAACCCAAGTAAATCTCCACCTACTTCATCTCACAT CAGCCCTAAAGCACAAAGCAAACACCCGTGGATGACCCTCGTTCATCCTGGACCTTGGACTCGGCTGCCTCCAGCTCCGGCTCCTGTACCGGCTCCTCGATCCAAATCTGTCTCTCACCTGAGCGTGTCATGGAATAGACCCAAGATGCCTGCTCCAAATCCCTtcgaagaggaagaggaagacacCCAGGGAGAAGCTGCTCAACATGAATCTGCAGACCGAACTAAGCTCTCAGTAGCCCCAGGCCATTCAGAGAACGGTGGGAACGCAGATGTGGAAAATCCTGCCGTTACGTCTGAGGAGAATGAAGCGAAACCACCCGAGAAACCCATTCTACCGAAGAAACCAGATTTCAGTGAGGGTGGAGGAGATGCAGCACGTGATTCAGAAAAGGAAATGAGTGGAGTTGTAAACAAAGTGGAAGCTTCTAGTGAACCGCATGGGGATGGTTGTCAGATTAGTTCATCAGCTGCGACTGAAGCAGCACCGAGGATGGATAATAAGAGTCATGCTTTACCCAGAAGTCTTTCTGTGCCATCGATCCCATCTCACCCGACTCCCTCAGCGCCAGCTGGGCTGAAAGAGGCAAATGAAGGCATCACATCAGAGCAAAATAAG cTCGCCTGTAAAGAAAACCCTTTCGATCGAAAACCTGCGCTGACCAAATCAACGACGTTTCAGGATCTCTCCTCCAGTCGTGGTCCTGCTCCTGGACACGGTTTCCCACTCATCAAGAGAAAA GTGCAGACAGACCAGTGTGTCTCTACAGAAGACCTCCAGGTGCAGATGAGAGAAGTGGATCAACATCTGGAAGCCCTGGAGCAAAAAGGAGTGGAACTGGAGAGGAATCTGAGGGACTGCAAGAAGG ATAAAGAGGAGGAACACATGCTAACAGAGTGGTTCTGTCTCGTCCATGAGCGACGTGTTCTGACGCGCCGAGACACAGAACTGGTTTATCT aacaaagcagcagaagttagaggacagacaggcagatgtGGAGTACGAGCTCCGATGTCTCCTTAATAAACCGG AGTGCGACTGGAGTCAGGAGGATCGAGGTCGAGAGCAGCAGCTGATGAATGAGCTCGTGGCCATCATCGAACAGAGGAACCAGATCATCAGCTGCTTGGATCAAGACAGGCAGAG GGAAATAGAAGAAGATCGGCTTTGGGAAGACATGAAGAAGaataaat AA
- the LOC110961189 gene encoding MICAL-like protein 1 isoform X4, translated as MVSSEVPDCLSVVTYLSHYYYHFNKKACGPARSPHNLSKSRSSDGLKRMKNLTDLETRREGHFPNTKPHKVCSLCFKPVHLIQRHFVDGKVYHRSCFRCKVCHSTLLADSYTRGSDTGSLICTYHTADGKSAHINLSQRPGSTDNQPESRFQEVFFSLAGLAITSVPHYTIKPESQVRLVCKTTEADEKQRQERSRGIKSREDSSVGPPRLLQPGVKDKTVQGGEQSKPAPTVGDREVEQNVTETPELSSSEGSRPVPAPRRMLDSSGVPVPAPRIKTSQKMISSPAAASSSNPSKSPPTSSHISPKAQSKHPWMTLVHPGPWTRLPPAPAPVPAPRSKSVSHLSVSWNRPKMPAPNPFEEEEEDTQGEAAQHESADRTKLSVAPGHSENGGNADVENPAVTSEENEAKPPEKPILPKKPDFSEGGGDAARDSEKEMSGVVNKVEASSEPHGDGCQISSSAATEAAPRMDNKSHALPRSLSVPSIPSHPTPSAPAGLKEANEGITSEQNKLACKENPFDRKPALTKSTTFQDLSSSRGPAPGHGFPLIKRKVQTDQCVSTEDLQVQMREVDQHLEALEQKGVELERNLRDCKKDKEEEHMLTEWFCLVHERRVLTRRDTELVYLTKQQKLEDRQADVEYELRCLLNKPECDWSQEDRGREQQLMNELVAIIEQRNQIISCLDQDRQREIEEDRLWEDMKKNKCAQKEGTKELKKSKGKFKPTKVFKMLNHKTESSKDSPQKKS; from the exons ATGGTTTCCAGCGAAGTGCCCGACTGTTTAAGCGTCGTCACCTACCTTTCTCACTACTACTACCACTTCAACAAGAAGGCTTGTG GTCCTGCCAGGTCTCCACACAATCTCTCGAAGAGTAGAAGTTCTGATGGTCTGAAACGCATGAAG aACCTGACTGATCTGGAAACCAGACGAGAAGGTCACTTTCCGAACACAAAGCCACATAAAGTGTGTAGTTTGTGTTTCAAGCCTGTGCACCTTATACAGAGACATTTCGTAGATGGAAAGGTTTACCATCGCAGCTGTTTCAG GTGCAAAGTGTGTCACAGCACTCTTTTAGCGGACTCTTATACACGAGGAAGTGATACCGGCTCCTTGATCTGCACTTACCATACTGCAGACGGTAAAAGTGCTCACATCAACCTCAGTCAGCGACCTGGATCTACTGATAATCAGCCCGAATCCAGGTTTCAGgaagttttcttttctctggCGGGATTAGCTATCACGAGCGTCCCTCATTACACGATAAAACCAGAGTCGCAGGTCAGACTGGTTtgtaaaacaacagaagcaGACGAGAAGCAACGGCAGGAGAGGAGCCGAGGGATTAAAAGCAGAGAAGACTCATCTGTTGGACCTCCTCGTCTTCTTCAACCCGGCGTTAAGGACAAGACGGTGCAGGGAGGTGAGCAGAGTAAACCTGCACCTACAGTAGGAGACAGGGAAGTGGAGCAGAACGTAACAGAAACCCCTGAGCTCTCATCTTCAGAAGGCAGTCGTCCTGTTCCAGCCCCCAGGCGGATGTTAGACTCCTCTGGTGTTCCTGTTCCTGCACCCAGGATCAAAACATCCCAGAAGATGATCAGCTCCCCAGCTGCAG CCAGTTCATCCAACCCAAGTAAATCTCCACCTACTTCATCTCACAT CAGCCCTAAAGCACAAAGCAAACACCCGTGGATGACCCTCGTTCATCCTGGACCTTGGACTCGGCTGCCTCCAGCTCCGGCTCCTGTACCGGCTCCTCGATCCAAATCTGTCTCTCACCTGAGCGTGTCATGGAATAGACCCAAGATGCCTGCTCCAAATCCCTtcgaagaggaagaggaagacacCCAGGGAGAAGCTGCTCAACATGAATCTGCAGACCGAACTAAGCTCTCAGTAGCCCCAGGCCATTCAGAGAACGGTGGGAACGCAGATGTGGAAAATCCTGCCGTTACGTCTGAGGAGAATGAAGCGAAACCACCCGAGAAACCCATTCTACCGAAGAAACCAGATTTCAGTGAGGGTGGAGGAGATGCAGCACGTGATTCAGAAAAGGAAATGAGTGGAGTTGTAAACAAAGTGGAAGCTTCTAGTGAACCGCATGGGGATGGTTGTCAGATTAGTTCATCAGCTGCGACTGAAGCAGCACCGAGGATGGATAATAAGAGTCATGCTTTACCCAGAAGTCTTTCTGTGCCATCGATCCCATCTCACCCGACTCCCTCAGCGCCAGCTGGGCTGAAAGAGGCAAATGAAGGCATCACATCAGAGCAAAATAAG cTCGCCTGTAAAGAAAACCCTTTCGATCGAAAACCTGCGCTGACCAAATCAACGACGTTTCAGGATCTCTCCTCCAGTCGTGGTCCTGCTCCTGGACACGGTTTCCCACTCATCAAGAGAAAA GTGCAGACAGACCAGTGTGTCTCTACAGAAGACCTCCAGGTGCAGATGAGAGAAGTGGATCAACATCTGGAAGCCCTGGAGCAAAAAGGAGTGGAACTGGAGAGGAATCTGAGGGACTGCAAGAAGG ATAAAGAGGAGGAACACATGCTAACAGAGTGGTTCTGTCTCGTCCATGAGCGACGTGTTCTGACGCGCCGAGACACAGAACTGGTTTATCT aacaaagcagcagaagttagaggacagacaggcagatgtGGAGTACGAGCTCCGATGTCTCCTTAATAAACCGG AGTGCGACTGGAGTCAGGAGGATCGAGGTCGAGAGCAGCAGCTGATGAATGAGCTCGTGGCCATCATCGAACAGAGGAACCAGATCATCAGCTGCTTGGATCAAGACAGGCAGAG GGAAATAGAAGAAGATCGGCTTTGGGAAGACATGAAGAAGaataaat GCGCCCAGAAGGAAGGCACTAAAGAGCTCAAGAAGTCAAAAGGAAAGTTCAAGCCCACAAAAGTGTTTAAGATGCTGAACCATAAAACAGAGAGCAGCAAGGACTCCCCACAGAAAAAAAGCTGA